The Muntiacus reevesi chromosome 15, mMunRee1.1, whole genome shotgun sequence region TCTTAACCTCATTTTCATATCCTCACTAGTAGGTACAGGGTTTCTGAGATCCTGACAGAGCAGAGATGCAAAATAAGAAATTCCCTTCCTCCCTTAACTAGTTTTTCTGGTCTAAAAAGCAGCAATCATTAAATGAGGAAAAGGGCTTTTACTAACTCTCATAATTACCCCAGAGTCTCCATAccagaattttaaatattcaaaggTGAAATGGAGAAGCAAAAAGTACAGTCCACGAATTCAGTTCTTAATCTGACCCACATCTCTTAACTATTGCAGATTACTCTTATGAAACCAGAATCCAGCACTACTGAGTGCTGCTCCAAAGGCACAGAATTAATGTTACTGACAAAACTCTTAAGTGTTCTAATGACTAGAGCTTGAGAAATGAGTAAGTCCTTAACTGAGTATGATGCATATATAGGGTCAGAGGCGGAGGGCATGCTTAATCTGATAATCATGCAGAAAATGTGGATAATTTCTCCTGGGAGAACAAGCCCAATTACTCATAATGCCCCATACTGGGCAGCACTCGACAGACTAGGCATCACTAGTCATTTTGGTCTGGCACACATCCATGTTTTCCTGACATCCCCCCACTCCAACACTCCCCGCTCCCCCAGAGCTCTGTGTTGCCCAAAagtgatgataataatgatggtTGATGGTACCTTCTAAAAGATAGCATAATGGAAGGCATTTCCAGGACTTTGGCGTTATTTCtagtttcaaattgtggtactaaCTGCTACAGAGCTGAGAATACATATTTCATCAATGTTCTGCTTTGATCTGCTTCTGAAAACTGGAGTTAGGCTTGTGGTGAACAGTAAATACACAGCAGCCTTTTCCCTTTCTGGTCATAGTCCTACCAAGTTATTAATACTCAGTACCTAATCCACCGACAGCCTTGTTAGATGCCTACCCATGGTAAGCTCTTTGTTTCTCAGGACTCATTAATAACTTCCCCTGAAAGGGCTCTTGCAGTCTCAGGGGAGTTGAAGTTAGAAGACAACACTTTCTTTAGCTTGTCTTCTCGAGAGCCTTCATGTAACAGAGCCAACAATGCCCTCTCTGTGGACTAGGCTTGTGTTTGCTACTTGGTTTTCATAGATTACTTTATATATGAAGTTGTTAATAGAAATACTTAGGGGAAAAGGATTCTAGGTCATACTAAGTCCATCAAGATGTTAACATTGACAGTACTTGTAGAATCTCAAGTTAAATTATTAAGATTTCAAGGATTGAAGATGAAcaagaaatactgaagtggtaAGCTTATTTAAGCAAGGCCATTACCTTTTGAGACATGAAGTCACAAAGTATACACAATTTCGATGACAAACTAAGGCTCAAGTTTTAAGAATGAATACCTAAGATGTTCTATGGATCTCAGAAGGCTCACCAGGAAAAATGGTTCATTTAAAGGTAGTAACTGAGGAGAGTTTAATGAAGATACTAGTTAAAAAGGGATGAGCAGGGTTAGGTAAACCAAGTCAAAATGGTGAAGTACCTCAGTGGAGTCCAGATctttctgcagtgatggaaatgttctacatCTGCATTGTCTAATTCTATAACAAttagtcacatgtggctattggACACTTAAGATGTGGTTAATGCAACAGAGATGCTGAATTCTTTGAAGTGATGCCGAGTCAACTTATGGCTGTGGCTTTTGACTGAAGAATGCAGCTGCACCAACTTTCAGCCTGCTAGGGGAAACACTGGGAATACCCTGACTCACTCTTCCTGTCGAACCATTCTTCTCTGGTACTTGACTGATGGAACTCTCCaggaaccagagaacaagaaAATCATTGATGCAGTTCATAAAGGTTGACATCCTGGGGCACAGAACATAGTGAAGCATGGAGCATAGATATGGAACAAAACATTTTCATACCATGTACAAACTGAGCTGAGAAATCAAACCGTTTTATcagcatttataaatataaataagtatggaactagtggccaaaaaaaaattgaacaaaagCATGTGTCTCAATAAAGTCATATAAATGTCTTATTAAAGCTATCTGAGCTCTCTGCTGAGCTAAATGGTGCAGTGATTTAATCAAACTGCAACTGGGTTCATTTCAGGTTTCGTACATGAAGAATGAAGTCAAAACCATGTCCCTTCACCTATATTCAACCTTGTGTTCTTAGCAAGGATCTGTGTGAAACTTTTTCCAAGGTCCCATTTAAAATCACAAAGCCTGGGAGTGGGAAGTTTTTCACTTTACTTAGGCGAAAGGTCATTGTAACTCAATAAATGGGTAAACACAGATTAGAAAGTGGGAGGAAGACCAAGAAATTAGATATGGGGATCCAGAGGCCCCCAAATCCTACTCTAGGACTATATGACCACTCTATTTTTGTACTATCTCTTGGAATTTTGGTGTGTttaaccgcccccccccccccctgcctTTCTGCACTGAGTAAGTgctaagaaaaaaaccaaaaacaaaaaaatgagtgGGAAGAGGGAGTGGTACTATGCAAAGCCAGAGTCAAATCCTATTTTGGAAAGCTTTATTGTCCACTTTAGTGGGTCCTGAATATAAAGGAAGTCCAGTCTTTAAGTGCCAGTCTTTACTGTCTAGCACTTAAAGAAGAAAGGTCTAATGTCACTGTATGGGGGTTGAAGTAGGTGCCAAAGGAAAAGCAGTTCCCaccacctccaaggagcaggaGCTGTTGCTCTTCAGGAAAGAGGATGCTGGTATGATTGTGTAGCATTAATGGCCATGGCACACATGTTGTGTCAATCTGATACTCAAAGCTCAATCCTGTAGACAAATCAATAACAGTCACTCCAGGAACTGCGGAGGAATGAATCCAGACCCCTCCAACCAGCAAAAGCTTCCCATTGACTACATGAGCTGTGTGGGAGTACCTTGGGGTaatgggaggctggatggctatGGATTCCCAGAGGAATCCACAAGTGATTGGTTTCAGAAAGAATACAGAGCTCAGTGGCTCCTCAGAAGCACCCAGACCTCCAGCAATGAGGGCTCCCCCTTGCCAGCTGCAGGCACTGTGGGAATGCCGACCTTCAGGTCCTTCTCCTTCCACTGGGATGCTAACCCAAGTCATTGTTCCCACGTGGAGGAAATGCCAGTCACTTAGTACAGGTTCTGCCACACTGCGGCCCCCATACACAAACAAATATTTCTGATTCTCACAGGACACTTCTGTTGTTGAATGGCGCCAACGTGACAAGGTGGAATCTTCTGGACTGAACTTCGTGACTGTTACATTTGGGTCCTCACTGCTATTATCCTCTTTCACACAAGAAAGTTGGAGTATCCCCAAGGCTGGAGTTACTGGGGACAGTCTCCCTCCTAGAACCAGAACCTGAGTATCTGAAAGTCTTGTCATGGTGTGATAAAGGCGTCCATCCCACTGAGCTCCAGTTCCCCAGCTGCCTATCTGGTTGCCTTTCCATTCAAAGTCACTGTATCTTAAGAGCATATGAAACTTGCTCACTCGGCAATGTCGCCCCTCCTGCTCTCCAAATCCTCCTGCACTGAGAATAACGCCTGGGCTCAAAAGGACAGAGGCGTGGCCATATCTCCTAAGGCCCGGGCCCTGCGTGTCCCCAGTGACTACACTGGCAGGGAAGACTCCTGAAGGGGAAGCCGGATCTATCCGAGGAAACATCTCTGAAGGTGGAAACACCAGAGTCTGGGAGAGGCTGTCTCCCCGAGAAGCGGCTAGAATGAAATAGTGGGCACACTTCAGATGCCACTCCTCAAACTCGTCAAAAGGTTCAAGATTTTCCACGCGTCGGCGTTCTTCTGCGGGGAGAAAGCAGCGATAGAATTCATTCAGGTCCATGGCGCGACAGGCAGTCCAGCCGGCCTGAAGGAAACGCTTCTGCTGGGCCTCCGCGTCGGGAAAGCGGTCAAGGCCATTAAGGGGAGAATTTAGGTGCCGAAAATGTTGCTGCATGAACTCGCCAAAGGCGTCCTGCGGTCTCATCTGCTCATAGACGACGAAAATGGCATTAGAAAACCGCTGGGCGGCCCAGGCGATGAGGGCCGCGGCATCATCCGGCTCGAGGTAGGTGAGCACGGCCTCAGCCAGGAGCAGGGTAGGGGCGGCCGCGTCAAGACCGGCGGCGGCAAGGGCCTGGTCCAGCCGCTGCAGCTGCCGCAGGTCCAGGCCCAGGATGCGGTAGTCTGAGCTCTCAAAGCACAGATTGGACCCGGGGTCTCCGCGCTGGAAAGGCCCGGTTAACGCGCACAGATCCGGCGTATCTCGAATCCTCTGCGCTTTGCGCTCGGCCACGTCCGGAAAGTCCACCTCCCAGACAGCAGCTTCTGCCAGGCGGCCGGTAGTTTTCAGGCGAAAATACAGTGAGTCTGAGCCGGCGCCCAGCGACAGAATCTGCGCGCGAGGGCTGCCGGGGGCCGCGCACGTCCGCTCTACGAAGGCGCGCACGCAGTGCCGCACGGCGCGTGCGCGGACGTAGTAACCGCGGTGGATGAGCGGCGCGCGGCGCGCCGTCCCCGGAACCAACAAGGCAGCAAAGGCATCGTGCACGTACCCGCGCGCGGCCAGGGAGCTCTTGCTGAGCGCGCTGCTGTCGTTGGTGCTCTGCACTGCCTCAGCCCGACGTTCACGGCTGCGCGAGCCCATGGTCAGGGGAGTCAGGAGCTGCGGTCCGTCGGGGTGGTGAGCTGCCCTTTGGTCCGGTAGTACCCTGTACCCGCGAGTACAGCTCGCGGACTCGGtactgggcggggcgggggggggggcgggaaacaACGCCCAGTTTCATCTCTTCCTCGGATAGGCGGGCGTCACTTCCGGAAGGGCGCGCCTCGCCAATCGGGATTGAGTAGGCTGCAGCTGGCGCTGACAGTCGGCTGTGATTGACGTTTCTTTGATTTTCTATGACCAAGATTTCGCGGGAAGACTGACGGCTGCGTCTTTTTGTGGACACGTTGACTGTGTCGGGGAAGCGCGGATTGTCACTTTTCTACAAGCCTTCCTGGCTGAAacgaaaatatttcttaagttttCATAAGCTGACTCAACTGTTGACAAAAAGCTTTCAGAGGTGAGCCTGTGGGGACTGACAACCCAGAACTCGTTGGACTGCAGCGCCTGCATTGAGTGTCTGGTAGCGACAAACAGGGTTAGGACCACGAATTTTAGGGGGCAGGGAGAAGAAACGATCTTTCCTTGGATGCTAACTACGAATACGAAGAGATCCCATTTACGTCTGAAAACAAGTTAGTGAGGCCAGGTACAAAATGAAGAAACCTTTACAGAAGTTGTGATTCACCCAATCAGTGTTTCCCCACAAATGTATACTGTCGATTCCCTTGTAtcccaggctctgtgctaagcTTACAGTAAATACACCACTCAACCTTTGTTTCTCAGCTGTAAAGTGATACTCCCCTCAGCGTTCAAAGTTCTGTCTTCTTGGATAGAATTGAATATGTCTGTGGAAGAGGGAATCACAGAAGAGAAGTGATTATTCTTTCTGAGTCTTAGCAGTTTAAAATAATCAAGTTTCAAGTTTGAGTGTTTGGGAGTCATCACCAGTAGGAAATCACTTGCAAAGATACTTGGGGGATTTGTAACTTGTTAATTGGGATTTGGTGACTGTGGGAGcctagaaggagaaggaaatcagGGTGTCTCTTAAGTATGGTTACCTTGAAGCAGTATAGCATAATAGTGAAGGGCATGAGTTTTGGAGTCCAGCTGATTCGGATACTGGAACTGTGTCATTTAGATTTGGTATTTAAGAGCTCTTAGTGACTTTccgtttagttcagtcgctcagtcgtgtctgactctttgcgaccccatggactgcagcatgccagtcctccctgtccatcaccaactcccggagtttactcaaactcatgtccattgagtcagtgatgccatccaaccatctcatcttctgtcgtcccctcctcctcctgccttcaatctttcccagcatcaggatcttttcaaatgagtcagcccttcgcatcaagtggccaaagtattggagtttcagcttcaacatcagtccttccaatgaatattcaggactgatctcttttaagatggactggttggctctccttgcagtccaagggactctcaagagtcttctccaacaccacagttcaaaaacatcaattctttggcgctcagctttctttatagtccaactttcatatccatacatgactactggaaaaaccatagctttgactagacggacctttgttggcaaagtaacatctctgctttttaatatgctgtctaggttggtcataacttttctcccaaggagtaagtgtcttttaatttcatggctgcagtcaccatctgcagtgattttggagcccaaaaaaatagtctgccactgtttccactgtttctccatctatttgccatgaagtgatgggaccagaggccgtgatctttgttttctgaatgttgagctttaagccaactttttcactctcctctttcacttccatcaagcggctctttagttcttcactttctgccttcagggtggtgtcatctgcatatctgaggttattgatatttctcccagcaatcttgattccagcttgtgcttcatccagcccagcgtttttcatgatgtactttgcatataagttaaataagcagggtgacaatatacagtcttgacatactccttttcctatatggaactagtctgttgttccacgtccagttctaactgttgcttcctgacctgcatacatatttctcaggaggcaggtcgggtggtctgatattcccatctctttcagaatttttcacagtttattgtgatccacacagtcaaaggctttggcatagtcaataaagcagaaatagttgtttttctggaactctcttgctttttcaatgatccagtggatgttggcgatttggtctctggttcctctgccttttctaaatccagcttgaacatctggaagttctaggttcatgtattgttgaagcctggtttggagaattttgagcattgctttactagcatgcGAGACTTAGTGACTTTAGGGAGAGCAACTTCTGTGAAACAGTAAGGGCAGAATCCATGTTTCCGTGAATGGGAGATAAGTAAATGGAGGCAGCTCAACGAATGTAGCTCAGAGGGAAAGAATAGACAGGTCAGTAAAGAAGAATGGGGGATAACAGAAAGTTTTTAAGGTGGAAGCTAGTAATGTATTTGCATATTGGTTCCCTAGGAGAAATTAGCAAGTGGAGAGAGGTTGACTTGCGGAAAAGTGAGAGGATTAACTAGTGGAGTAATGACTTGGAACAGACAAAAAGGAATGGAATGTTGGGCATAGATTAGTCTTGGGAACAGGAGACTGAATCCTCTTTCTCTGACTCATGAAGGAAGAAGGGGTATAAATACAGATAAGATTAGGTGTGAGGGAGGGCAGAGAGAAATACAGGAAATTCATGCCTAAAGGCTTTTGTTGTCTCTATAAAGCTAGTGACTGAGTTGTAAAGTTGAGTGTGAGGCAGCTGGGTCTAGCAGAGCTCTTGAGTTTAAAATTGAccctgaaggaaatgggagaAGGACTCCCCTGAGTTTGCTGGGCTTTGAAAtgttcatttctaaaatgaaggGATTAAGTGAAGTGTCTCAGGGTTGATTGAGagtcagagagaaaagaagagggatgTTGGACTTTGGACAAAATATATAGCACTgtagaaataaagttttatatgaCAAGTTAATCAGATGTACATGATATATTAGAAATACTATATTTTTGGTAAAAAACATATCAAGAAAAGTGATTCAAGAAGAAAGAATGGAGCAAAATTTGTGAATTGGGTACCTTACAGTTTtctggtgtgtgcgtgtgtgtgtgtgtttcaaccGCACCACAGGTGTCTcctggaatcttagttccctgaccagggattgaacccatgtcctcgcagtgaaagcacagagtcctagctactgaaccaccagagaattccctccagttgttttttccccctcaggttattttttaaaaatctgtatatttttctgtaaaatgggacagtaATACCTCATAGATTTTATGAGAATTAAGTACAACTGCCAACTAAGACATTTAGCAGAACATCTGGCTCATACtgagtgcttaataaataatagCAAGTGTATTTATTATTCTGAGTTCCCTTTCGGGGGCAGGGACAGAggatggggaggaaaaaaaattctctgggAAGAGACCACCTGATTCTGGCTCTGCTctaatttgataaaatattgggACAAatggattctgaaccactggaccaccaggaaagtctacactg contains the following coding sequences:
- the LCMT2 gene encoding tRNA wybutosine-synthesizing protein 4; amino-acid sequence: MGSRSRERRAEAVQSTNDSSALSKSSLAARGYVHDAFAALLVPGTARRAPLIHRGYYVRARAVRHCVRAFVERTCAAPGSPRAQILSLGAGSDSLYFRLKTTGRLAEAAVWEVDFPDVAERKAQRIRDTPDLCALTGPFQRGDPGSNLCFESSDYRILGLDLRQLQRLDQALAAAGLDAAAPTLLLAEAVLTYLEPDDAAALIAWAAQRFSNAIFVVYEQMRPQDAFGEFMQQHFRHLNSPLNGLDRFPDAEAQQKRFLQAGWTACRAMDLNEFYRCFLPAEERRRVENLEPFDEFEEWHLKCAHYFILAASRGDSLSQTLVFPPSEMFPRIDPASPSGVFPASVVTGDTQGPGLRRYGHASVLLSPGVILSAGGFGEQEGRHCRVSKFHMLLRYSDFEWKGNQIGSWGTGAQWDGRLYHTMTRLSDTQVLVLGGRLSPVTPALGILQLSCVKEDNSSEDPNVTVTKFSPEDSTLSRWRHSTTEVSCENQKYLFVYGGRSVAEPVLSDWHFLHVGTMTWVSIPVEGEGPEGRHSHSACSWQGGALIAGGLGASEEPLSSVFFLKPITCGFLWESIAIQPPITPRYSHTAHVVNGKLLLVGGVWIHSSAVPGVTVIDLSTGLSFEYQIDTTCVPWPLMLHNHTSILFPEEQQLLLLGGGGNCFSFGTYFNPHTVTLDLSSLSARQ